Genomic window (Ananas comosus cultivar F153 linkage group 16, ASM154086v1, whole genome shotgun sequence):
ggtgtagaaaatcaaaatcagataaatttaaaataaaaaatttatttattttttagatcaaaataaataattctaattttaaattaaaaattttgattttgatttttataagaatatttaattctgactgttcattttatagcAACTTGATAgatttcattataatttttaaaaattacgaaattcgaTAGTAAGGCAATTTCGATattctatatcatatttaactacacgtatcattaaaaataggcgaaacttcaaatacctcccgtcgtttcgcactttatcactttaatatcttatggtttaaaatgtatcaagttagtaccctgtgatttcgcactttctcactttagtaccatatagtttcaagtgtatcaagttagtaccctatggttttattttttgtatcaagttagtatcccgtggtttcaattttctctttttattattcatttcaggatatataatttaaacaaatattaaaccacagagtactaaagtgagaaagtgcgaaatcacaaggtactaacttgatacacttgaaaccacggggtactaaagtgagaaagtgtgaaaccacagagtactaacttgatacactttaaaccatatgctactaaagtgagaaagtgcgaaaccacgggggctatttgaagtttccccttaaaaataatttatgagtacactttatattttgtatataaattatttcaaaactttttatatagggacaattgtttatatacccttgaaaagtttttaactttctgatttaccttcttagaaagctaatattaaaaatatcatttttacatttcaacctatttcaaatttattctaaattttattaataaattgttaGTAATaactgttatctctataaaattattattttgctctttcaaatatacccttctatcattaccgattttttttatttgccgttaagttaggggcacaaaaagtattttatttttactcttttcaaatataccattctATTATTACTAATATCTCTTAtatgcccttaagttaaggacaaaagagcaattttaatttttttaactctggtagatatttaactcacgcttaatctaaattaatttaatGATGGTAACTGTAGGAATACTTTGGAATTGCAGAGAAATATATAaaggatatattagaaagaaaaaaaaagattaaataaaatattttcgaagttttaagAGATATGGAGGCAATTATTTCTTTtgtaggggcaattgcttaaaTGAGTGGCGATGTATACATACGTGGTGTACGCAATAATTTCAAGGGCCAAACGGCATGCGTCCAACGACGAAACGACGTGCTCGTTTGAATGTTTGAACTTGTACCGGCCTTAACATTCAGTACCTAAAGTTTTGCCTTATTTACGAGAATGCCACGATTCTTACTTTGGGGCTGTGTTGTGGTGTTTTATCCATGATGGCATTGGTGTAAATTCGTGGTACTCTTGTGGCAGAGGTTAAGGAGGAGGTGGAgtcaataaatataaaaacagcAGGATAACGGCAGCTGGCCATCAGTGTGGATGGACGGCACGTCGGATTTGACGGcgtcatataatttttttatttctttttttaggttcggaattttaatttatttcccGCCTTTAAACACCTGTGTGGGCACCATGTCTCaacaattattaattaattaatacatggCATTTTGGATATTTATTTACATGGGGCATGGCCTATGAACGTGCCAGTACTATGGTTGACTAAGGCAGGTTATGCACTAACGCCGTTAACTCTCTTTAACGGAGAGTAGTACCAGCTCAAATCAATGTTAAGGGGTTGTTTGGTGCGTGAATTACAGGGttgtttggttcatgaattACAGTTGTAATTGCATGGAGAcgcaaatattatatttattttaatacatttgaatttaattagaGTTGGGAGATGATTCCATTGTGATAGTTGAAACTATGTTTAAATtgattataattcaaattttatatattttttttatctgaaaCTAAGTTTACCTGACTAATCAtcttgtaaataaaaaaaaaaaacttttccttCTAAAGTGGGGTATTTTCACCAACCTcatatataaagtgataaaattttataaatattattctcAATTACgtacaactaaataaattatttataactacagTGTTTTCATCTGCATCTACTAAAACAAGATGCATGCAATTATAAGTATTGATCAACTTGTAAGAACTTGGGCCGGGCTGGGTTGGAGATGGTCAACCAAAGTAACCAAAAACACTAGAAAGTTTGGGCCGGCCCAATGAACCTGATCCAACAAACCAAAAAATGGGCTAGGCCGAGCAGgtcaatctatatataaatatatatatactagtgaaggaGTTTGCGCTTTACAGCGGATAGAAACCgtagtagtaattaataataaaaaaataataaacattcTTTTGTGTATCCTGCTTGGTATATCCACTAAAGGTCACGGCGGAAAAGGAAAGTGGCCGCACATTAGTGAGAAAAAGGAAAGGGAGCGAGAAAAGAAGGCGATGGTGTATAGCAAAAAATGAGAAATAGAAAATGGATGAAtatattaaagataaaaaaattaaaagtccggtagagagaaggaaaaaggcCATAATGAATAATTAGAGATAGAAATATTAGGATTGTAGATGGTAGTGGAatcatttaaatatactaattagaAGTTTGGTAGTGAAATCGTTTGTATTAATTGAATATAGTAAGACCATTTAAAcacactaattaaaaatttggttaGTGAAACCGTTAAAATGTATATTAAAAGTTTAgtgaaaggaagaagaaagatcACAAGTTAGTGAGGGTAATGGAGAACTTGCTACGTGGCAACAAACATAGGAGATTCATATAGGTTAACAGATATATATGACTAAAAGTAGAGTATGACACAGCTTACACAATTCaaatacactattttttttttttttgagaaataggtagcaagctacctgcttcattcattaagcaaaatgaatttagcatacatgatggaagcagctagggcctccagATCGAACCGGCGACAGAggaaataactaaaaaaaacaaaaaaggaacaCAAATAAACATAGAAACCAACCAAACAGGACAACAAATGTGCTTAGAGCAGCGGATGAAAAAGTCCGGGACGGATCAGAGTGTTTCGTTCCAAGCTCTGATCAAAGAAGCGACGCGTTCGGAAGCCCAGAGAGCGTTATGAGTCACATCGCGGAAACAAATACCATTTCTCTCCGTCcaaacgacccaccagattgccgccaaATGGGTTAAACATTTCGATCTAACTTCGGCATCTGGATTCTCGGAGATCTGTGTCCAAAGCTCCCGAACATTCCCCGCATCCGAATCAGCTGGCATAACAGCACCTACTGTAATTAGCAGATATCTGACAAAGATACAATCCAGGAAAAGGTGATCGCAGGTTTCGGATACGAACGCACAGAACTTGCAAAACTGGTCTACAGGGCATCCTCGGCGTCTCAATCTGTCCGTTGTGGGTAATCTTTTTCGAAGGAGGATCCAAACGAAAACTTTGTGCTTGAGCGGGATTCTAAGCCCCCAAAGATAATCGTACAAAGGATTAATCTGTCCTCCGTCAGTGATAAAATCGTAGAGGGACTTAACAGTAAAAATTTGGTTCTTGGTCCATCTCCACTTTGGTTTGTCGTGTGTGTTCGAAGGGCTAAACTGAGCTAGTAGAGTTTTGAGCAGCGTAGTTTGATGGCGGATAAGGGAAGTGGAACTTGCCGCCAAACCTCTAGTAATGAAGCGCCATCTCCATCCTCTTTCATTCCAGCATTGTGAGACCGTGGCTTCCTGATTTGCAGTTCTGCAGAAAATTTCAGGAAATCTGGTACTAAGAGGGATTTCGTCGATCCAAATGTCCGACCACCACCTAATGATTTTTCCGTCACCAAGAGCGTAAGTAAGACCACATTTGAACATTCCCTGACAGCTCATCACACTTCTCCACCACTGGGAGTAAGGTCTGAAGGATTTTCCCTCATGCAACGGCCTCCTTCTAGTATAATATAAAGTGGTGATTAACCTCCCCCATAACAGATGCCTCTCATTGaagaaacgccaccaccatttggctAAAAGAGCCTTATTCACAGCGTGCATATCCTTAATCCCCAGACCTCCTTCTTTTCTACTTTTACATATCGTTTTCCATCCGACGAGGCAAGCCCCCCCTGAAATTTTCGAGCACCCTTTCCAAAAGAATGCTCTTCTGAGAGCTTCAATGCGATTCAGTACCCACTGCGGCACCTTGAATATTGCAAAGTAGAATAACGGAAGATTTGAAAGTACCGAATTGACCAGGATTAATCTCCCCCCGTAGGAGAGGAGTTTTGCCTTCCATCCGTCAATGCGCTTCTCGATGCGGTTAAGGATCGGAGTCCAATCATCCTTTCGAAGGGATTTAGTATTGAGAGGCAACCCCAAGTAGCGAAAAGGTAGTTTGCCAACTCTACACCCCAAAATATCTGCGAGTCTTTTAGCTCTGTTTGCTGTGGTTCCGACGTGGTAAAGTTCAGTCTTGTTCATATTGATCTTGAGCCCCGAGGCCCATTCAAACAACTTCNGACCTGTCGAACTGACATCAGCCTCGCACAGGATCTAGTCGCCGCCCTCAGCTTGCTCGGGGAATCCCTCTCCTTGCCGAGAAAAAGATCAGTAGCCGGGGAAGAGAGACCGTCCCTTGAGGAGGCCCCCTCCTCACCTAACAGCGGATCGAAAGCAGGGGGGGAAAAAAACTGTCCATCAACGAACCCGAGCGGCGGACTCCAGATCAGCGAGGAATTCTCATTGTCATTCTCCATGATTTTTCCCGTAAAGTAGACCTCCCTCCCATTTTCGCCTGGGCTCGGATCTACTGCATGATCTCCAACAGCTGACCCGGGCGGCGATGTGACGATCGGCATAACGGAAGTCTGATAAGCCCCCCCACTACTAGCACCTTTTTCTCCTGGGACTGACTCTACTTCAGGCACCCGGAGGGCGACGCCTGCAGATATGTGGGTGGAGAAGCGCCCCACATCCCAAACCCGGGAGCCAGATACGATGCAAGTTACCGCTGCGGACAGCGCGGAAAACTCTTCGCCGGTCTTCCAGGAGGGCCCCCAACCAGTGTGgcccgagagagagaaagtcccGAGGAGGTCTGGGCTAACAGGAATAACAGGCGGACTGAATTGCGGATGGGCTTCTGCAAAATAGATCAATAAAGGTCCCCAACGGAACATGCAACAGGCCTCGGGTCCGAGTGGGACTGAAGGGCCCATCCCTTCTACAAAGGAAGTGTCGTGCCGGCCCAGCCCAGGACGAACAGCTTTCGGGCCCATGAGGACCCACTGTTCGGGAAAGCAAATGTCCATCCCCGGCccggagctcgaggaggatgtGTAGATCTTCTAAGTCGAAGGTGACCGCTTTTTCCAAGCACAGTAATAAATACTCTGATCTTTAATAACAAGTCCACTTGGCTCCAAACTCTGACACGTTGACAAAGAAGCCTGAAGGagatcttttccttttcctagAGCCTTCGAGGACGAACCGCCTGTCGCAATTAAGCTTCGCCCCCTCTCCCCGTCAATTCCTTCAATTAATGCGCCGTCAGCCTCAGCAAAATTCAAATTCCCGTCCGTTGTCCCACGCTTTCCGACGATCGCCGGTCCCTTTTCGTCGTCGCCGCGCCGATTGGATTCTTCCGACGAGAGTGCGATATTTCTGCGCAGAGAGGAGTCCGGGATGATGACTTCCCGCCTTCTATCCCGGATTTCGGACGAATTCCAAGATGCTGCTGCGTCCGAGCTTGAAGAACCACCAGCCGAAGATCGTCGCCCTCGTACCGACCCAGCAGAGCGGTGGGGGGGCTCGTGATCTCTCAGCCCAGGATCATGCTGGTCCGTCCGTTCGTTGGGCGGAATGCGGGGGTCGACATAGTCGCGACGGCCCCATCTCTCAAGCTGGATGAGAACCGACAGCGAATAGTCTCCCACCGTGATCTCCAAATTTTCCGGGATGTCCGATAGAAAATTGACAGCAACGAGGCATCTATACCCTGTGAGATCAACCATGCGGTTCGAGAAGTCATCGGCCCGGATAAACCGTCCGAACCCGGTGACCAGCGCCGCCACCGTTCTAGATGACCAACACTCATAAGGTAAGCAAACAAGCCGGATCCAAACATTGTACGTTAACGAAGCCCTTCGCAACCCGGAGTACGGATTCCAGGAATAGCATTGAAGCCTCAGATTGTCCAACGACAAAATCTCACGACGAACTAGCTGGGCAGCCGGCACCCATTCCGGTAGGAAAATCACAAAGTCGCGGGAACTATACTTAGCGACATGAAAATCAGACGGGAGACCTCCGAAGCGAGCCGCCAGCCTGTTGGCTATCGTCTCCTGAGGAAAATGACCCAAATTCCTTGGAGGGAGGACATCCACCAGAATCGCGTTGCGACAATGGTTCTGCCTGGCGAAGAAGTCGTCTGTCTGTGGGACAAACGCGCTAAGGTAAGAAGGTCTGGCCCGCATCTCCCTGTAAACCGCCATTGGCAACCGATCCATGCAAGATCTAGCAACGTGACCCGTCTTATAGCACCGCGCACACCGGAGAGGCGCACGGCACCGTGACGCCCAGTGGTTAAGGCCCAGACACCTGAAACACTTGCCCGTAAAAAAAGATTTGGGCGGGGTTTTGAAGGAGGGAAAGTAGATGTCTCTCTGTGGGCGTCCACTGTCTCGCCGCGGAATGGAAATGGGTGTGAGAAGCGCCTCCTTGTAAGTCTTGTTTATACTTGTCTTGTTTATACCCAACGTTGCGGAGAGATTAGGCTTCCCGAAACCCGTGTCAGATACGGCGGTGTGGGTTAAAGCAAGCCCCTCCTCATCAGCCCAACTCACCTTCTTGCCAGGGTTGGTACCTTCAATAACTACATGCCTCTTTCTGCCTTCATTAACTCCATTTATCTTCCTGACCTCATTAACTCCATTCTTCTTGTAGGAGACTCAAATACACTATTTTAATACACAAATTATTTGACTTTAGAAGTTCAAATACATAGGCATATACAGTCCAACCAGAGTAGTACATCAGTTCAACTATGATATTATAACGGATCAAACTTTTTAAgctaaacttcaaataccatccctgtggtttcgtactttctcactttagtaccctgtgatttaaagtgtatcaatttaataacctgtggttttatttttctcttttcgtcagattttttttcgttaaatctgtaacttcaaatacccacctagatttatcgaatatttactttaataccttttagttttaactttgttacagatttaacgaaaaaaaatctgacgaaaagaaaaaaaataaaaccacaaggtactaaattgatacactttaaaccacagggtactaaagtgagaaagtacgaaaccacaagggtggtattgGAAGTTTATCCAACTTTTTATTGAAATCAAAAGTTACATTTATTCCAAAAGACTATTGATAGAATATTCTTTGCTGTAGCAAAACATCCTGCAAACTGATCTCACACGCCCGGGCGAGTTGCTCTTTCGGTAGGTCCAACCTGCCTTAACAACTAAAAGGCCAATTTTGGTGAGTGACAAATCgaagatagagagaaaaaaaaaatgtagttaATTTACTCACAAGTGAGAGAGAGTATAAAGGGTGAGATAAGtgtaaaatagaagaaaaaagataaaagaaaaccTGAAAATAGGACTCCAGTTTCTGTCTAAGAGTGGTATGCTCCCTCTTCAGTTTCTGAAACGATCTCACGCATCTACACAAtagaaaaatctaattattGAGATTgaaatcgagagagagagagacagagagagagtagagagagagagagacccttCAATATTTTCTGCTTTGCAGTACTCCCTAAAGGTTGTGCATTCATTCTTCATCCTAGAAGCACCAATGCTGCACCAAATTTATTCAGTGCATAAGGTCAAATTCCAAGAAGCATTTAGTATTTAGATAATACAACAATATGACAAAATGAATAGCATaggaataaaattaaacaacttCGAATCATATGATGTTGACATGTGAAGTTCGTTAGAGATTATCAAGTAAAGATGAGTTAAGATACGGGGGAGAGGATTGTGACTTGGGTGAGAGTCCAATATGAACAGGAAAACCACCTTTTATTTCAGTTAATACTCACAAAAGgcaatgataaaaaaaaaaaaggtagatcGCTGTACACCAGTTATaatctttttgtgtgtgtgtatgtgtgcgtgtgtgtgtgcgtgaAATCACAACTAAATTGATTTTATGCATCATCAGAATATGGTGAGGTGATGTTTGGTGTTTTCTTCAAAACAATCTGGAATTCTTGTATGCCTTAGACATATGCAGGAGAAATATAAGTCGTGGAAATATCATACATAAGAATCATATTATACATGAATATAATATGATTGGTACTGTGGAGAACAATCCATTGCTACCTGGAGCCACTGCCTTTCAACTGTTGCATGTAAATATCCAGCTTGTTGAAATCTTGAGGTTGCTTCTCCCTGCATGGTGATTATACAAATACTACTTAATATTTCTTTTACACCTCCTTTTGATAAGTATAGCTAGAAAATTCCTAATATGGCTGAATAGAAAAGTAGATATTTACAGAGCTAGCTCAATGTTGGACGATAGTCTAGCCGAATCCCTGAAGAACAAGGTAACGACTTCTTCCACAAAGTTAGGGCTAGAGTCATCCTGTAACTCTTCCAACTGATAAAATTGCTCATCTAAATACCCCTGCAACCAACGAACCATGTTATTTATGTTACCCTGATATCTATTTTTCCTGCACATATAAGTTAATGTTAAAACAGATCAGTGGCCTACTATATATGTTAAGAATCATGAAAGTAGGCATTCTCAGGATAGTTTGAACGAGATTGCATAGTTCATCAGTGCTTGGGAAAACAGATTCTTAACTAGTCTCTTCGGAACTACCACAAGGAAAACTAGAATAATGATTCCTGCTTTTCGGCGGAGATCGAGTGTAGTGATAGTTCCCAAAAAGGTGCCACACATAGTGCTAGTAATTAGATTCTTGATGTAACTAAGATAATACCTGATCAAAGAGATTTTTCTTCATAGAAGCTGCCTGTCGACGCAAGTTAGCATATTCCATATTATATAGTTGCAATACGAAAACAGAACAGGTTTAGTATGGATGGTGGAGAGCCCTAAGTTCCTTTATATAGCAGGAAAAGGAGGGgagctaaagaaaaaaaagaaagaaaagactAAACAGGATATTTGCATATTGAGCATGTAGGATTTGCTTGCCACGATATTTTCACCATCTGTCCATTTTTCGGATAGTGACCTGCACTTAAGGCCCTCTCTCTCGGGGTATCTCTATGCATCGAATCAGAAAAAGCATCATCACCTAATCAATTGATCAAAATTGCAGTTTGGTGTCTTCCTATATAAATTAGGCGTGAAGCATGAGTAGCACATGCAAATATTAGCATGCACTCTTAACTCTGACTGCATATACTAATGTCTAAGATTTTAAAACTCTGGAGGGTTGTATGGTAAGTTCTACATTAATTGATATTCTGCAACTAAACTATTCAGTTAACAATCTGTATTGGTTAATGTTTCAGCTGAATGCAAAATATTCTGACCCATTTCCAGTTTGGAGCAGATGTTTTTCTACCACTACCAGCCTAAGCCACAATCTGTCCCCTTTCCCCTTAAAGGATGAAGTTATTTGGTATACACCGCAGGTTTGAACAGATGGCAAATAGTGTGGACTGAATTGAAGTTGCTGCTAATAATTTGGCCTTGACTCCTCGCATTTGAATGTTAGCTGGTTAAAGGTCCCAATCAGAGCAGTAAATACAATTTAACATTCTCTCATCATCGATTCCCCATTCCTCATACTCGATAGCTGGTTCTTTCCTTTCCAATCTTGACCGTTTAGCCTACTTTTACTGATGCTTCTACGAGCAACAACCTCTTTTGAGCACTTGGCAAAACAAACAAAGAGACAAATTTGGAACACCTGTTGCAGAGGGAAGCAAAAATGAGATTTAAGCCTGAAAAGGGAAAACTCTAATCTGAAACTTATAATTCTGCTCAAGAGGCAAGACTAGTGATAGTGTTAGTGTTTCTCCTAATAGCACCACTCAGGCAGCAGTGCTTAATCAAATAGCACTACATCATATAGCAGGGCCGAATTTGGTCCACAGCGTAAGGATTGTCTGTTTCACAACTACGATACTTTGTTGAGACAGTCTCCAATATTCTCCAGCTCAATACCTGATTGCAGCTGGTATTTATGTGAACTTTTCGGATGATGACGGTAAGGATTAAGGGAGAAAAACAGAATAAGAACCAAAAGTAGAAATAAAATCACCACTAAACAGAAGATGCTATCGCCTCCATCCGTTCACATCACACAAACAACATTATGCAATAAGCTTTAAAGGCATATTGTTCACAGACTCAGAAAGGACTAACTAACAACATGAATTGTCAAAAACAGAACTAGAAAAATAGTGAATGAGTAGAGAAAATTTAAATGACAAAACAAAGTTCTTTTCATGCTTCTCAAAGTTCAAGCATTATGGCAAACTACAAAAATAACAGGATAGAAAGAGAATAACTTAAAAGAATGCCTCTACTTTATTCCTTGCCCGCAGCAGATAGGACAAGGAAAATATCATCTTTCAAAGTATAGTAGTGTCAGTTCGTTCGAGC
Coding sequences:
- the LOC109721911 gene encoding pseudo histidine-containing phosphotransfer protein 5-like; the protein is MEYANLRRQAASMKKNLFDQGYLDEQFYQLEELQDDSSPNFVEEVVTLFFRDSARLSSNIELALEKQPQDFNKLDIYMQQLKGSGSSIGASRMKNECTTFREYCKAENIEGCVRSFQKLKREHTTLRQKLESYFQLLRQVGPTERATRPGV